The Chelonia mydas isolate rCheMyd1 chromosome 3, rCheMyd1.pri.v2, whole genome shotgun sequence genome includes a region encoding these proteins:
- the LOC114020170 gene encoding uncharacterized protein LOC114020170, producing MQSYSVEGGWHSVAGRPRGGENQKDTPRDTLTSSDVSHVETESLHVKDQETQADLERLSNLEGSEYSDQAGIALKEMQTGFEFTVQIAEYKDNKKQQQHEKMDASRGTPTSSYFPDDMTEGLDGKRQAVHLENRAKREADALQPEGFNSMGEISNLEELEQPCGRRITATDLELEKMRWDSALTRLKHKQEDNEKQRQHEKTMEQLRQQATPRSFGQGLYDLLRPQNQYTLFLYCFIFIHLIYTVRELAFYFVIKHYLFCFAVVLYFIFKKIFQDYKNKKKCC from the exons GACACCCCCAGAGATACCTTGACATCATCAGATGTCTCCCATGTTGAGACAGAGTCTCTGCATGTTAAAGACCAGGAGACACAAGCTGATTTGGAGCGGCTCAGCAACCTGGAGGGGTCGGAGTATTCAGACCAAGCTGGTATAGCATTAAAGGAGATGCAGACAGGGTTTGAATTTACTGTGCAGATAGCTGAGTATAAAGAtaacaagaagcagcagcagcatgagaaGATG GATGCTTCCAGAGGTACCCCAACATCATCATACTTCCCAGATGATATGACAGAGGGCTTGGATGGTAAGAGGCAAGCAGTCCATCTGGAGAACAGGGCAAAGAGAGAAGCTGATGCTTTGCAGCCAGAAGGATTCAACAGCATGGGTGAGATCAGCAATTTGGAGGAGTTGGAACAGCCATGCGGCAGGCGCATCACAGCCACTGATCTCGAGCTGGAGAAGATGAGGTGGGATTCTGCACTAACCAGGCTGAAACACAAACAGGAAGACAATGAAAAGCAACGGCAACATGAGAAGACTATGGAGCAGCTACGTCAACAGGCAACACCCAGATCA TTTGGCCAAGGACTCTATGACCTACTTCGGCCCCAGAACCAGTACACCTTGTTTCTATACTGCTTCATCTTTATACACCTCATTTACACAGTGAGGGAGCTGGCTTTCTATTTTGTTATAAAACACTACTTGTTTTGCTTTGCCGTTGTGCTCTATTTCATTTTCAAGAAGATTTTCCAGGattacaaaaataagaaaaaatgttgCTAA